Proteins encoded together in one Osmia lignaria lignaria isolate PbOS001 chromosome 4, iyOsmLign1, whole genome shotgun sequence window:
- the LOC143305252 gene encoding madf and zinc finger protein 1-like, with amino-acid sequence MHPAPSTPPSAMYRMPPPTAGGINEPQECPYCRRNFSCYYSLKRHFQDKHEQSDTLYVCEFCNRRYRTKNSLTTHKSLQHRGSSVMLKRLLKTTTLKNVLGSMQQGQMQQQPQ; translated from the coding sequence ATGCATCCAGCACCGTCGACGCCTCCCTCTGCCATGTACCGGATGCCACCGCCAACGGCGGGTGGTATCAACGAGCCTCAGGAATGCCCGTACTGCCGTCGCAACTTCTCATGCTACTACTCCCTGAAGCGTCATTTCCAGGATAAGCACGAGCAATCGGATACCCTCTACGTATGTGAGTTCTGCAACCGCAGGTATCGAACCAAGAACTCGCTGACGACGCACAAGAGCCTTCAGCATCGTGGCTCCAGCGTAATGCTCAAGAGGCTGTTGAAGACCACGACGTTGAAGAACGTTCTAGGCAGCATGCAACAGGGCCAGATGCAACAGCAGCCGCAATGA
- the LOC117603369 gene encoding uncharacterized protein LOC117603369 isoform X4: MVDTQHFCLRWNNYQSSITSAFENLRDDEDFVDVTLACDGKSLKAHRVVLSACSPYFRELLKSTPCKHPVIVLQDVAFSDLHALVEFIYHGEVNVHQRSLSSFLKTAEVLRVSGLTQQTDQTDRDELSHVRALAAGGNHLPFHEKLEESFPRGGSPPTPVTSTPTTVQQLLRRAQIRRNERRTPDPHDESAKKPRVPSPPLNNNDATPTDFSMVKNNHLSSKVEGNGVHEENSPLEDNIKCEPLELTGGNSGNGGNNEDSSDSGAAASDRPPASASSNEHEVESEHTPSSNFLSETKIFPPTPGGFNFSMAALAPEHTPLSGLGHGFQSPDLAGTSQGQLAGSGGASDEFRCEPCNKILTSLTRLRRHIQNVHTRPSKEPICNICKRVYSSLNSLRNHKSIYHRQHSKNEQQRKEMEQMREREREQREHSERVNSQQQQQQQQQQQQQQQQPPQDQQQSQSRLG; the protein is encoded by the exons ATGGTAGATACgcaacacttttgtctgcgatGGAATAATTACCAAAGCAGTATAACGTCTGCGTTCGAAAACTTGAGGGATGATGAGGATTTCGTGGACGTCACACTGGCCTGCGATGGCAAAAGCCTCAAAGCGCATCGCGTCGTACTTTCCGCTTGCAGTCCCTACTTTAGAGAATTGCTCAAG AGCACACCGTGTAAACACCCGGTGATAGTACTTCAGGATGTAGCGTTCAGTGACTTGCACGCGTTGGTGGAGTTCATCTATCACGGGGAAGTGAACGTGCACCAACGTTCCCTTAGCAGTTTTTTGAAGACCGCCGAAGTCCTCAGGGTATCAGGGCTTACGCAACAGACGGACCAAACAGACAGGGATGAG CTGTCCCATGTCCGCGCGTTAGCTGCCGGTGGTAATCATCTTCCCTTCCACGAGAAATTGGAAGAGAGCTTTCCACGGGGTGGTTCGCCACCCACGCCGGTTACCTCGACGCCAACCACCGTGCAACAACTTCTACGCAGAGCACAGATACGCAGGAACGAGAGACGAACGCCGGATCCTCACGATGAATCGGCGAAGAAGCCGAGGGTGCCGTCGCCGCCGCTGAACAACAACGACGCGACGCCCACGGATTTCTCGATGGTGAAGAATAATCATCTGTCGAGCAAGGTCGAGGGTAACGGTGTACACGAAGAGAACAGCCCCCTCGAAGACAACATCAAGTGTGAGCCACTGGAGCTGACCGGTGGTAACAGCGGTAACGGTGGTAACAACGAGGACTCGTCCGACTCTGGAGCAGCGGCGTCGGATCGACCACCGGCCTCTGCCAGCAGTAACGAGCACGAGGTCGAATCCGAGCACACACCCTCCTCGAATTTTCTGTCAGAAACGAAAATTTTCCCGCCCACGCCTGGAGGCTTTAATTTCAGTATGGCAGCGCTCGCTCCTGAGCACACGCCATTGTCAG GATTGGGCCACGGGTTTCAATCGCCGGACTTGGCAGGAACTTCGCAAG GTCAGTTGGCCGGCAGCGGCGGCGCGTCCGATGAGTTTCGATGCGAGCCTTGCAACAAAATCCTCACCTCCCTAACACGGTTGAGGCGGCACATACAGAACGTGCACACCAGGCCCAGCAAGGAACCGATCTGTAACATCTGCAAGCGGGTTTACTCGAGCCTGAACAGCCTCCGCAACCACAAGAGCATCTATCATCGCCAACACAGCAAGAACGAGCAGCAACGCAAGGAGATGGAACAGATGCGCGAACGGGAGAGAGAGCAGAGAGAACACTCTGAGAGAGTAAACTctcagcagcaacaacaacagcaacaacaacaacaacaacaacaacaacaaccaccCCAGGACCAACAACAATCACAGTCGCGATTAGGATAA
- the LOC117603369 gene encoding uncharacterized protein LOC117603369 isoform X3, producing MVDTQHFCLRWNNYQSSITSAFENLRDDEDFVDVTLACDGKSLKAHRVVLSACSPYFRELLKSTPCKHPVIVLQDVAFSDLHALVEFIYHGEVNVHQRSLSSFLKTAEVLRVSGLTQQTDQTDRDELSHVRALAAGGNHLPFHEKLEESFPRGGSPPTPVTSTPTTVQQLLRRAQIRRNERRTPDPHDESAKKPRVPSPPLNNNDATPTDFSMVKNNHLSSKVEGNGVHEENSPLEDNIKCEPLELTGGNSGNGGNNEDSSDSGAAASDRPPASASSNEHEVESEHTPSSNFLSETKIFPPTPGGFNFSMAALAPEHTPLSVKFPGLGHGFQSPDLAGTSQGQLAGSGGASDEFRCEPCNKILTSLTRLRRHIQNVHTRPSKEPICNICKRVYSSLNSLRNHKSIYHRQHSKNEQQRKEMEQMREREREQREHSERVNSQQQQQQQQQQQQQQQQPPQDQQQSQSRLG from the exons ATGGTAGATACgcaacacttttgtctgcgatGGAATAATTACCAAAGCAGTATAACGTCTGCGTTCGAAAACTTGAGGGATGATGAGGATTTCGTGGACGTCACACTGGCCTGCGATGGCAAAAGCCTCAAAGCGCATCGCGTCGTACTTTCCGCTTGCAGTCCCTACTTTAGAGAATTGCTCAAG AGCACACCGTGTAAACACCCGGTGATAGTACTTCAGGATGTAGCGTTCAGTGACTTGCACGCGTTGGTGGAGTTCATCTATCACGGGGAAGTGAACGTGCACCAACGTTCCCTTAGCAGTTTTTTGAAGACCGCCGAAGTCCTCAGGGTATCAGGGCTTACGCAACAGACGGACCAAACAGACAGGGATGAG CTGTCCCATGTCCGCGCGTTAGCTGCCGGTGGTAATCATCTTCCCTTCCACGAGAAATTGGAAGAGAGCTTTCCACGGGGTGGTTCGCCACCCACGCCGGTTACCTCGACGCCAACCACCGTGCAACAACTTCTACGCAGAGCACAGATACGCAGGAACGAGAGACGAACGCCGGATCCTCACGATGAATCGGCGAAGAAGCCGAGGGTGCCGTCGCCGCCGCTGAACAACAACGACGCGACGCCCACGGATTTCTCGATGGTGAAGAATAATCATCTGTCGAGCAAGGTCGAGGGTAACGGTGTACACGAAGAGAACAGCCCCCTCGAAGACAACATCAAGTGTGAGCCACTGGAGCTGACCGGTGGTAACAGCGGTAACGGTGGTAACAACGAGGACTCGTCCGACTCTGGAGCAGCGGCGTCGGATCGACCACCGGCCTCTGCCAGCAGTAACGAGCACGAGGTCGAATCCGAGCACACACCCTCCTCGAATTTTCTGTCAGAAACGAAAATTTTCCCGCCCACGCCTGGAGGCTTTAATTTCAGTATGGCAGCGCTCGCTCCTGAGCACACGCCATTGTCAG TGAAATTTCCAGGATTGGGCCACGGGTTTCAATCGCCGGACTTGGCAGGAACTTCGCAAG GTCAGTTGGCCGGCAGCGGCGGCGCGTCCGATGAGTTTCGATGCGAGCCTTGCAACAAAATCCTCACCTCCCTAACACGGTTGAGGCGGCACATACAGAACGTGCACACCAGGCCCAGCAAGGAACCGATCTGTAACATCTGCAAGCGGGTTTACTCGAGCCTGAACAGCCTCCGCAACCACAAGAGCATCTATCATCGCCAACACAGCAAGAACGAGCAGCAACGCAAGGAGATGGAACAGATGCGCGAACGGGAGAGAGAGCAGAGAGAACACTCTGAGAGAGTAAACTctcagcagcaacaacaacagcaacaacaacaacaacaacaacaacaacaaccaccCCAGGACCAACAACAATCACAGTCGCGATTAGGATAA
- the LOC117603369 gene encoding uncharacterized protein LOC117603369 isoform X1, translating to MVDTQHFCLRWNNYQSSITSAFENLRDDEDFVDVTLACDGKSLKAHRVVLSACSPYFRELLKSTPCKHPVIVLQDVAFSDLHALVEFIYHGEVNVHQRSLSSFLKTAEVLRVSGLTQQTDQTDRDELSHVRALAAGGNHLPFHEKLEESFPRGGSPPTPVTSTPTTVQQLLRRAQIRRNERRTPDPHDESAKKPRVPSPPLNNNDATPTDFSMVKNNHLSSKVEGNGVHEENSPLEDNIKCEPLELTGGNSGNGGNNEDSSDSGAAASDRPPASASSNEHEVESEHTPSSNFLSETKIFPPTPGGFNFSMAALAPEHTPLSVKFPGLGHGFQSPDLAGTSQDREVAEEDGGWQSATNGDGQRQTGQSSQSTGTSQCEMVQGHQQHQELPISDLLDDINDQMQIVLKSEPLSPKIEELESCLLTEQIDLQSDRSSANVANSQQTRQQSTNRPHQQQARTASNETISFADLRWLTQNGNHQSMPKLREVSRTSIDQESKHSHSSRSISGTYCSFCQKTFSRAWSLQRHLADTHFYVPQSLSCDQCGRSYKSRNSLVSHKSQYHAKKERKEHEEQCEVTYLPASMV from the exons ATGGTAGATACgcaacacttttgtctgcgatGGAATAATTACCAAAGCAGTATAACGTCTGCGTTCGAAAACTTGAGGGATGATGAGGATTTCGTGGACGTCACACTGGCCTGCGATGGCAAAAGCCTCAAAGCGCATCGCGTCGTACTTTCCGCTTGCAGTCCCTACTTTAGAGAATTGCTCAAG AGCACACCGTGTAAACACCCGGTGATAGTACTTCAGGATGTAGCGTTCAGTGACTTGCACGCGTTGGTGGAGTTCATCTATCACGGGGAAGTGAACGTGCACCAACGTTCCCTTAGCAGTTTTTTGAAGACCGCCGAAGTCCTCAGGGTATCAGGGCTTACGCAACAGACGGACCAAACAGACAGGGATGAG CTGTCCCATGTCCGCGCGTTAGCTGCCGGTGGTAATCATCTTCCCTTCCACGAGAAATTGGAAGAGAGCTTTCCACGGGGTGGTTCGCCACCCACGCCGGTTACCTCGACGCCAACCACCGTGCAACAACTTCTACGCAGAGCACAGATACGCAGGAACGAGAGACGAACGCCGGATCCTCACGATGAATCGGCGAAGAAGCCGAGGGTGCCGTCGCCGCCGCTGAACAACAACGACGCGACGCCCACGGATTTCTCGATGGTGAAGAATAATCATCTGTCGAGCAAGGTCGAGGGTAACGGTGTACACGAAGAGAACAGCCCCCTCGAAGACAACATCAAGTGTGAGCCACTGGAGCTGACCGGTGGTAACAGCGGTAACGGTGGTAACAACGAGGACTCGTCCGACTCTGGAGCAGCGGCGTCGGATCGACCACCGGCCTCTGCCAGCAGTAACGAGCACGAGGTCGAATCCGAGCACACACCCTCCTCGAATTTTCTGTCAGAAACGAAAATTTTCCCGCCCACGCCTGGAGGCTTTAATTTCAGTATGGCAGCGCTCGCTCCTGAGCACACGCCATTGTCAG TGAAATTTCCAGGATTGGGCCACGGGTTTCAATCGCCGGACTTGGCAGGAACTTCGCAAG ACCGGGAGGTCGCCGAGGAGGACGGGGGTTGGCAGTCCGCTACCAACGGAGACGGTCAACGGCAAACCGGCCAGTCGAGCCAAAGTACAGGAACTAGTCAATGCGAGATGGTGCAGGGACACCAGCAACACCAGGAACTGCCCATTAGTGATCTCTTAGACGACATTAACGATCAGATGCAGATCGTGCTCAAGTCGGAACCTCTGTCGCCGAAGATCGAAGAACTCGAGTCTTGTTTGCTCACGGAGCAGATCGATCTGCAGTCGGATCGAAGTTCAGCCAACGTGGCTAACAGTCAGCAGACTCGTCAACAGAGTACCAACAGGCCACACCAACAACAAGCCAGAACGGCGTCGAACGAAACCATATCTTTTGCCGATCTACGCTGGCTCACGCAGAACGGTAATCATCAATCGATGCCAAAGCTGCGCGAAGTTTCACGGACGAGCATCGACCAAGAATCGAAGCATTCGCATTCGAGTCGTTCGATCAGTGGCACGTACTGCAGCTTTTGTCAGAAGACCTTTTCCCGCGCGTGGTCCCTTCAAAGGCATCTGGCGGACACGCATTTTTACGTGCCGCAATCGTTGTCCTGCGACCAATGCGGCAGGAGTTACAAGTCCAGGAACAGTCTGGTCAGTCACAAGAGCCAGTACCACGCGAAGAAAGAGCGCAAGGAGCACGAGGAACAGTGCGAGGTCACGTATTTACCAGCGTCCATGGTTTAG
- the LOC117603369 gene encoding uncharacterized protein LOC117603369 isoform X2, producing the protein MVDTQHFCLRWNNYQSSITSAFENLRDDEDFVDVTLACDGKSLKAHRVVLSACSPYFRELLKSTPCKHPVIVLQDVAFSDLHALVEFIYHGEVNVHQRSLSSFLKTAEVLRVSGLTQQTDQTDRDELSHVRALAAGGNHLPFHEKLEESFPRGGSPPTPVTSTPTTVQQLLRRAQIRRNERRTPDPHDESAKKPRVPSPPLNNNDATPTDFSMVKNNHLSSKVEGNGVHEENSPLEDNIKCEPLELTGGNSGNGGNNEDSSDSGAAASDRPPASASSNEHEVESEHTPSSNFLSETKIFPPTPGGFNFSMAALAPEHTPLSGLGHGFQSPDLAGTSQDREVAEEDGGWQSATNGDGQRQTGQSSQSTGTSQCEMVQGHQQHQELPISDLLDDINDQMQIVLKSEPLSPKIEELESCLLTEQIDLQSDRSSANVANSQQTRQQSTNRPHQQQARTASNETISFADLRWLTQNGNHQSMPKLREVSRTSIDQESKHSHSSRSISGTYCSFCQKTFSRAWSLQRHLADTHFYVPQSLSCDQCGRSYKSRNSLVSHKSQYHAKKERKEHEEQCEVTYLPASMV; encoded by the exons ATGGTAGATACgcaacacttttgtctgcgatGGAATAATTACCAAAGCAGTATAACGTCTGCGTTCGAAAACTTGAGGGATGATGAGGATTTCGTGGACGTCACACTGGCCTGCGATGGCAAAAGCCTCAAAGCGCATCGCGTCGTACTTTCCGCTTGCAGTCCCTACTTTAGAGAATTGCTCAAG AGCACACCGTGTAAACACCCGGTGATAGTACTTCAGGATGTAGCGTTCAGTGACTTGCACGCGTTGGTGGAGTTCATCTATCACGGGGAAGTGAACGTGCACCAACGTTCCCTTAGCAGTTTTTTGAAGACCGCCGAAGTCCTCAGGGTATCAGGGCTTACGCAACAGACGGACCAAACAGACAGGGATGAG CTGTCCCATGTCCGCGCGTTAGCTGCCGGTGGTAATCATCTTCCCTTCCACGAGAAATTGGAAGAGAGCTTTCCACGGGGTGGTTCGCCACCCACGCCGGTTACCTCGACGCCAACCACCGTGCAACAACTTCTACGCAGAGCACAGATACGCAGGAACGAGAGACGAACGCCGGATCCTCACGATGAATCGGCGAAGAAGCCGAGGGTGCCGTCGCCGCCGCTGAACAACAACGACGCGACGCCCACGGATTTCTCGATGGTGAAGAATAATCATCTGTCGAGCAAGGTCGAGGGTAACGGTGTACACGAAGAGAACAGCCCCCTCGAAGACAACATCAAGTGTGAGCCACTGGAGCTGACCGGTGGTAACAGCGGTAACGGTGGTAACAACGAGGACTCGTCCGACTCTGGAGCAGCGGCGTCGGATCGACCACCGGCCTCTGCCAGCAGTAACGAGCACGAGGTCGAATCCGAGCACACACCCTCCTCGAATTTTCTGTCAGAAACGAAAATTTTCCCGCCCACGCCTGGAGGCTTTAATTTCAGTATGGCAGCGCTCGCTCCTGAGCACACGCCATTGTCAG GATTGGGCCACGGGTTTCAATCGCCGGACTTGGCAGGAACTTCGCAAG ACCGGGAGGTCGCCGAGGAGGACGGGGGTTGGCAGTCCGCTACCAACGGAGACGGTCAACGGCAAACCGGCCAGTCGAGCCAAAGTACAGGAACTAGTCAATGCGAGATGGTGCAGGGACACCAGCAACACCAGGAACTGCCCATTAGTGATCTCTTAGACGACATTAACGATCAGATGCAGATCGTGCTCAAGTCGGAACCTCTGTCGCCGAAGATCGAAGAACTCGAGTCTTGTTTGCTCACGGAGCAGATCGATCTGCAGTCGGATCGAAGTTCAGCCAACGTGGCTAACAGTCAGCAGACTCGTCAACAGAGTACCAACAGGCCACACCAACAACAAGCCAGAACGGCGTCGAACGAAACCATATCTTTTGCCGATCTACGCTGGCTCACGCAGAACGGTAATCATCAATCGATGCCAAAGCTGCGCGAAGTTTCACGGACGAGCATCGACCAAGAATCGAAGCATTCGCATTCGAGTCGTTCGATCAGTGGCACGTACTGCAGCTTTTGTCAGAAGACCTTTTCCCGCGCGTGGTCCCTTCAAAGGCATCTGGCGGACACGCATTTTTACGTGCCGCAATCGTTGTCCTGCGACCAATGCGGCAGGAGTTACAAGTCCAGGAACAGTCTGGTCAGTCACAAGAGCCAGTACCACGCGAAGAAAGAGCGCAAGGAGCACGAGGAACAGTGCGAGGTCACGTATTTACCAGCGTCCATGGTTTAG